Proteins from a single region of Crassaminicella profunda:
- a CDS encoding DMT family transporter, giving the protein MKRGNAEIIMIVIVAMWGLSFSLTKPILKNIEVFNFMALRFLIGGGVLSGILLFLGKLKVKREQLIGGMITGAVLFLAFVFHTIGLKYTSVAKNAFIVGSSVIFVPFIATYIKKQKQPMLIWVGTCLAILGLALVTLEGHQGGINFGDGMTLVGSIILAYYVILVEEYVKKYDATVIATIQISAVGILSVIASLIIEKPTMHLSTDAWKSMLFLGIVCTAIAYLLVNVTQKYVPATNMALIYTLEPIFAALFGWLFLSERIGVQAVVGAILIVISVAMPNLDMFIKRKGRCIQAE; this is encoded by the coding sequence ATGAAAAGAGGAAATGCAGAAATAATTATGATAGTAATTGTAGCCATGTGGGGGTTATCCTTTAGTTTAACTAAGCCAATACTAAAGAATATTGAAGTATTTAATTTTATGGCCCTTCGATTCTTAATCGGTGGAGGTGTGTTATCTGGCATACTGCTTTTTTTAGGAAAACTTAAAGTTAAACGTGAACAATTGATAGGAGGAATGATTACAGGAGCAGTTTTATTCTTAGCTTTTGTATTTCATACTATTGGGTTAAAATATACAAGTGTTGCTAAAAATGCATTTATTGTTGGAAGTAGTGTTATTTTTGTGCCTTTTATTGCAACGTATATAAAAAAACAAAAGCAACCTATGCTTATTTGGGTAGGTACTTGTTTAGCTATATTAGGTCTTGCATTAGTTACTTTAGAAGGACATCAAGGGGGTATTAATTTTGGTGATGGGATGACCTTAGTGGGATCAATTATTTTAGCATATTATGTTATTTTGGTTGAAGAATATGTTAAAAAATATGATGCAACAGTTATTGCCACTATTCAAATTAGCGCTGTTGGAATACTGAGTGTGATAGCTTCTTTAATAATAGAAAAGCCAACAATGCATTTATCAACAGATGCTTGGAAAAGTATGTTGTTTTTAGGTATTGTCTGTACGGCAATAGCATATTTATTAGTTAATGTAACCCAAAAATATGTTCCAGCTACAAATATGGCACTTATTTATACATTAGAACCTATTTTTGCAGCCTTATTTGGATGGTTATTCCTATCTGAAAGGATTGGAGTACAAGCGGTAGTTGGTGCTATTCTTATTGTTATTAGCGTAGCAATGCCAAATTTAGATATGTTCATTAAGAGAAAAGGCAGATGTATTCAAGCAGAGTAA
- a CDS encoding PucR family transcriptional regulator, with amino-acid sequence MSLTVHEALKLDALKRFRLIAGMNGLDRKITRAGILDHEVGQQVRDTVQVGEFIFSNLLAIRNQPEKIIDFVKDLIDAQAACFAIKTIYFKEIPKEAIELAHKYRLPLFLFDETYVETIILEIDKAINIQNHEQHIRVIIDQISGNNLSEFRIRELAYGINRNFKKNCIVYFAREVEVPEGNSTRLFNPNDLRKFLGESCLVISYRNGYLIIVTYEYDEHKYIKKSSELALNAYGLLDGTYRLGISEVKNDLSALGRAIDESKYAYDFASLYDMKKATFLNMGIYQLLIPIMNDPWAYAFYRRMIDKLVAYDREKRTDLLNTAIFYIESEGNIQKTSKKLFQHTNTIRYRIKKINEILQLTQMKGMTYETLAIAIRLHLIHTKLL; translated from the coding sequence ATGTCATTAACAGTTCATGAAGCATTAAAACTAGATGCATTAAAAAGATTTAGACTCATTGCAGGAATGAATGGGTTGGATCGTAAAATAACTAGAGCAGGAATCTTAGACCATGAGGTTGGGCAGCAAGTTCGTGATACGGTTCAAGTAGGAGAATTTATTTTTAGCAATTTATTGGCTATTCGAAATCAACCTGAAAAAATTATTGATTTTGTAAAAGATTTAATTGATGCACAAGCAGCATGTTTTGCTATTAAAACTATTTATTTTAAGGAAATTCCAAAAGAAGCTATAGAATTAGCCCACAAATATAGATTACCCTTGTTTTTGTTTGATGAAACCTATGTGGAGACCATTATTTTAGAGATTGATAAAGCGATTAATATACAAAATCATGAACAACATATCAGAGTAATAATTGATCAAATTTCAGGAAACAATTTAAGTGAATTTCGTATAAGGGAATTAGCCTATGGGATCAATAGGAATTTTAAGAAAAACTGTATTGTTTATTTTGCAAGAGAAGTGGAAGTACCTGAAGGAAATTCTACAAGGCTATTTAATCCAAATGACCTTAGAAAGTTTTTAGGAGAGAGCTGTTTGGTTATATCCTATAGAAATGGATATTTAATCATTGTAACCTATGAGTATGATGAACATAAATATATCAAAAAATCTTCTGAATTAGCATTGAATGCATATGGTTTATTAGATGGGACCTATCGATTGGGAATTAGTGAAGTTAAAAATGATCTGAGTGCTTTAGGCAGAGCTATTGATGAAAGTAAATATGCCTATGATTTTGCATCTCTTTATGATATGAAAAAGGCTACCTTTTTAAATATGGGTATTTATCAATTGCTGATCCCTATTATGAATGATCCATGGGCATATGCATTTTACAGAAGAATGATTGATAAACTTGTTGCTTATGATCGAGAGAAAAGAACGGATCTATTAAACACAGCTATTTTTTATATTGAAAGTGAAGGAAATATTCAAAAAACATCTAAAAAGTTATTTCAGCATACCAATACAATACGTTATCGTATTAAAAAAATCAATGAAATACTACAGCTCACTCAGATGAAAGGGATGACTTATGAGACATTAGCCATAGCCATTCGTTTGCACCTTATTCATACAAAGCTGTTATAA
- a CDS encoding anti-sigma-I factor RsgI family protein: protein MLKGKVVSIEKNYILVLSKDMEYLKLIKKNNVIPGNEIFFFEEDIMKNKNTSKYFSLGLVAAMLLILINAFIYNQDAKDILFLSSDVVAVVSIDINPSVEIEINKDFKVVDLKTYNDEGNDLLSVDLIKGKYITLAMKDIIWNAKNKHYLNESSDSVLVAVAPAQKESKENVEELKNQIETTIQEEGQDLKYIYLDADEKVLNDARKLDVSIGKLSIYKSNKNTATLEKVKNSKVIDLVNTGLINQDDMKIIKSEKTNDDDTNTKVEKDATFVIHTGNEFINMNALKTLNIETNINFKTGEILVKNQATNEIFMLKVNQDLIVKENMYFVSMKSIFDQFGYRYDYVGSNIHIKKEDKEITLKYFGTGELIRKADATVPKDVVAMKNAQSSKQEKENNNQKIKYTEISDINNLKPVVLVNGNELINEEILSKLNLEYSIDYNIGKVTFRDKTLRKDYSLKIENTLFKINGNIYFMMKDVLDLFHYQYRYVDQGIFIDTGNFKITLQGIRIVNANIKEFKLQANPSIKSKSIKEVSGITDQQYIDKLKKEEILPIDSFKKEDRILMKNGSEYISISTLKEFYIEADPSIKDKEIVFSKGDKKFFLIKSDISTMVFDNIMYVSMKDVLDVFGIKYEVKQGYVTIENRVNIKLQNISK from the coding sequence ATGTTAAAAGGAAAAGTTGTTTCAATAGAAAAAAATTATATTCTTGTTTTATCTAAAGATATGGAATACTTAAAACTAATAAAAAAGAATAATGTGATACCAGGAAATGAAATTTTTTTCTTTGAAGAGGATATTATGAAGAATAAAAATACATCCAAATATTTTAGCTTAGGATTGGTTGCAGCCATGCTTCTTATATTGATCAATGCTTTCATATACAATCAAGATGCAAAAGATATTTTATTTCTAAGTAGTGATGTAGTGGCAGTGGTAAGTATAGATATTAATCCAAGTGTTGAGATAGAAATCAATAAGGATTTTAAAGTAGTAGATTTGAAAACTTATAATGATGAGGGTAATGACTTATTAAGCGTAGATCTGATTAAAGGAAAATATATTACTTTAGCAATGAAAGACATTATATGGAATGCAAAAAATAAACATTATCTAAATGAATCTTCTGACTCAGTATTGGTAGCGGTTGCACCTGCACAAAAAGAATCAAAAGAAAATGTAGAAGAATTAAAAAATCAAATAGAGACAACCATACAAGAAGAAGGACAGGATTTAAAATATATATATTTAGATGCAGATGAAAAAGTACTAAATGATGCACGTAAACTAGATGTTTCTATAGGAAAACTGTCTATCTATAAAAGCAATAAAAATACAGCTACTCTTGAAAAAGTGAAAAATTCAAAAGTTATAGATCTGGTAAATACTGGACTAATCAATCAGGATGATATGAAAATCATAAAAAGTGAAAAAACTAACGATGATGATACAAACACAAAGGTAGAAAAGGATGCTACATTTGTCATTCACACAGGAAATGAGTTTATTAATATGAATGCATTAAAAACCTTAAATATTGAAACAAATATTAACTTTAAGACAGGAGAAATTTTAGTTAAAAATCAGGCTACAAATGAAATATTTATGCTGAAGGTAAATCAGGATTTAATCGTTAAGGAAAACATGTATTTTGTAAGCATGAAGAGCATATTTGACCAATTTGGATATAGATATGATTATGTAGGTTCAAATATCCACATAAAAAAAGAGGATAAAGAAATCACTTTAAAGTATTTTGGTACAGGGGAATTGATTAGGAAGGCAGATGCTACTGTGCCTAAAGACGTTGTTGCTATGAAGAATGCACAATCTAGCAAACAAGAGAAAGAAAATAACAATCAAAAAATAAAATACACTGAAATAAGTGATATCAATAATCTGAAGCCTGTTGTTCTAGTAAATGGGAATGAGTTGATCAATGAAGAAATCCTAAGTAAATTGAATTTAGAATATAGTATAGACTACAATATAGGAAAAGTTACATTTAGAGATAAGACGTTAAGAAAAGATTATTCTTTAAAAATAGAGAATACCCTATTTAAGATAAATGGTAATATTTATTTTATGATGAAGGATGTTCTTGATTTATTTCATTACCAATATAGATATGTAGATCAAGGAATCTTTATTGATACGGGTAATTTCAAAATAACTTTGCAAGGGATTAGAATTGTGAATGCAAATATAAAGGAATTTAAGCTACAAGCAAATCCATCAATCAAAAGTAAAAGTATAAAAGAAGTAAGTGGTATAACTGACCAGCAGTATATAGATAAACTGAAAAAAGAAGAAATACTACCTATAGATTCCTTTAAAAAAGAAGATAGGATTTTAATGAAAAATGGAAGTGAATACATTTCGATAAGTACTCTCAAGGAATTTTATATTGAAGCAGATCCTTCAATAAAGGACAAAGAGATTGTATTTTCAAAGGGCGATAAGAAATTTTTCCTTATTAAAAGTGATATTTCCACCATGGTTTTTGACAATATAATGTATGTATCAATGAAGGATGTATTAGATGTATTTGGAATTAAATATGAAGTAAAACAAGGATATGTAACTATAGAAAATAGGGTAAATATCAAGTTACAAAATATATCTAAATAA
- a CDS encoding RNA polymerase subunit sigma yields MGKIFDFYKKRTFEKRLTKIRDGDVALRNRFIDEYMPFIVKTVSKVLDKYVETENDEHLSIAMEAFNEAIDKYEESKGSFINFAKIVITNRVKGARKKYTYDNKNVSLDEMEEKTLVTHQKKHMASNEFTHQVHLRLEIQNFSKNLEKFGIKIEELILKAPKHKDSRINAVKIAKKIANRHNMIDKLYKTGNLPRSEIKKELGVSDKVLKNHRVFIIATIIILNSNLEELKEYVLEIGGGDLC; encoded by the coding sequence TTGGGGAAGATATTTGATTTTTACAAAAAGAGAACCTTTGAGAAAAGGCTTACAAAAATTAGAGATGGGGATGTAGCCTTAAGAAATAGATTTATTGATGAATATATGCCTTTTATTGTTAAAACTGTTTCAAAGGTATTGGATAAGTATGTGGAAACAGAAAATGATGAGCATTTGAGTATTGCCATGGAAGCTTTTAATGAAGCCATAGATAAATATGAAGAAAGTAAAGGTTCATTTATAAATTTTGCAAAAATAGTCATAACCAACCGGGTTAAGGGAGCAAGAAAAAAATATACTTATGATAATAAAAATGTTTCATTAGATGAAATGGAAGAGAAAACGCTTGTAACTCATCAAAAGAAACACATGGCATCCAATGAATTTACCCATCAGGTTCATTTGAGGTTAGAGATCCAAAATTTTAGTAAGAATCTTGAAAAATTTGGAATAAAAATAGAAGAATTGATACTAAAAGCACCAAAACATAAGGACAGTAGAATAAATGCAGTTAAAATTGCAAAAAAAATTGCAAATAGGCATAATATGATAGATAAATTATATAAAACAGGGAATTTACCAAGAAGTGAGATAAAAAAAGAACTGGGTGTATCGGATAAAGTTTTAAAAAATCATCGTGTATTCATCATTGCTACGATTATTATTTTAAATAGCAATCTTGAGGAACTAAAAGAGTATGTTCTTGAAATAGGTGGTGGAGATTTATGTTAA
- a CDS encoding DUF1835 domain-containing protein: MDKFIHIVFGDSAAGTLRYFFKNNETEYKGEIINFREDYSIGPIYEMDTEIGLKKRIRWFEKMFKQVCIEDYFEDIEKEFIDTYESIKNIDQDAKIIIWHGENTSDQVGIRYLATALKNKELYEVNISDSYIKDYNDNLYKMRAFGECSPEEINHLILTMKKLEKEKWNDFISDWEHLRKSKENLRILKDEIIGVDESYYDQEILSNCTFNFKKAARIIGATMGKSDQLVGDTFIDYRVRKLIESGKIEYQGKLETMRDFEIRVAGSLNEFFVKLFKKNCEIDEDGFYHYLLEEKENDLVVDTTNINKWNTIDLSNKLILDYDEHNMFSLTWFKDGRDIIRINHSLVGNTEHKIEKYEDKNGEEIKTEAIILFLENWIDQYLEIQIKPYIRIDFKN, encoded by the coding sequence TTGGATAAATTTATACATATTGTTTTTGGGGATTCGGCTGCTGGAACATTAAGATACTTTTTTAAAAACAATGAAACTGAATACAAGGGTGAAATTATAAATTTTAGAGAAGATTATTCTATAGGACCTATTTATGAAATGGACACGGAAATAGGACTTAAAAAAAGAATTAGATGGTTTGAAAAAATGTTCAAACAGGTTTGTATAGAGGATTATTTTGAAGATATAGAGAAAGAATTTATAGATACTTATGAAAGTATAAAGAATATAGATCAAGATGCAAAAATTATCATATGGCATGGAGAAAATACTTCTGATCAAGTAGGTATTAGATATTTAGCTACAGCATTAAAAAATAAGGAATTATATGAAGTGAATATTTCTGATTCTTATATAAAAGATTATAATGACAATTTATACAAAATGAGAGCTTTTGGGGAGTGTTCCCCTGAAGAAATTAATCATCTTATTTTAACAATGAAAAAATTAGAAAAAGAAAAATGGAATGATTTTATAAGTGATTGGGAACACCTTAGAAAATCTAAAGAAAATTTGAGAATATTAAAAGATGAAATAATTGGTGTAGATGAAAGCTACTATGATCAAGAAATCTTGTCTAATTGTACTTTTAACTTTAAAAAAGCTGCAAGAATTATTGGTGCTACGATGGGAAAATCAGATCAACTTGTTGGAGATACCTTTATTGATTATCGAGTTAGAAAATTAATTGAAAGTGGAAAAATTGAGTATCAAGGAAAACTTGAAACCATGAGAGATTTTGAAATAAGAGTAGCTGGTAGTTTAAATGAGTTTTTTGTAAAGCTATTTAAAAAGAATTGTGAAATAGATGAAGACGGTTTTTATCATTATTTATTAGAAGAAAAGGAAAATGATTTAGTTGTGGATACAACAAATATCAATAAGTGGAATACAATTGATTTATCTAATAAATTAATATTAGATTATGATGAACATAATATGTTTTCTTTAACTTGGTTTAAAGACGGTAGAGATATTATTAGAATTAATCATAGTTTAGTAGGGAATACCGAACATAAAATAGAAAAATATGAAGATAAAAATGGTGAAGAAATTAAAACAGAAGCTATTATACTATTTTTAGAGAATTGGATAGATCAATATTTAGAGATTCAAATAAAGCCGTATATTCGTATTGATTTCAAAAACTAA
- a CDS encoding HAMP domain-containing sensor histidine kinase, with protein MKTSIKVKWTIFIILLLIFNLSIISFFMLRGIEKNQRQSYEALLKDNSKTANLYIRERFLSSDEKDFQKFYVKNAESLVLDLGRILDLSIVFYDMAGKQIGSVHNDVGDKKKLKIMTDAIHNKIVYEKNGQKIIYLAPVYDFEKQIGVLRFEYYTQKERNFYEDIKKLFFEVGIASIVITYLLARFYFSKVVNNILAFKKSVKEIEKGDYESVKILDEKDEFGDLSRGIYFMSNKIKENIEQINIEKEKLQLAVEKLQSLEKQQKEFIGNITHEFKTPLTVIKAQIDLMSLYKDDDDMVCKSKEIAEKELKRVDSMIENTLYLSRLEKYDFELQKEKVDTKKLLMDICRRMGGKASKFGIEMVQDLQKAYVLIDAESFMQIFINLIDNGIKYNVNGGKIYIRSYIKDNKNCIEIEDTGIGIPLEHRRKIFEPFYTVDKNRSKKFSGTGLGLSLVNKLLKRQKGEIRLLDDKEGTCFEVSFPIYNEKIKK; from the coding sequence ATGAAAACTAGTATAAAAGTAAAATGGACTATATTTATTATTTTATTACTCATTTTTAATCTTTCAATCATAAGTTTTTTTATGTTAAGAGGCATAGAGAAAAATCAAAGACAGTCCTATGAAGCACTTTTAAAAGATAATAGTAAAACGGCAAATTTGTATATAAGAGAAAGGTTTCTTTCGAGTGATGAGAAAGATTTTCAAAAATTTTATGTTAAAAATGCAGAAAGTCTTGTCTTAGACTTAGGGAGAATACTAGATTTATCTATTGTCTTTTATGATATGGCAGGAAAACAGATAGGTAGTGTACATAATGATGTAGGAGATAAGAAGAAGCTAAAAATTATGACTGATGCCATTCATAATAAAATTGTATATGAAAAAAATGGACAAAAGATCATATACTTAGCCCCTGTGTATGATTTTGAGAAACAAATTGGTGTATTGAGATTTGAATACTATACACAAAAAGAAAGAAATTTTTATGAAGATATCAAAAAGCTCTTTTTTGAAGTGGGAATTGCTTCAATCGTTATTACTTATCTATTGGCACGATTTTATTTTTCAAAAGTTGTGAACAATATATTAGCTTTTAAAAAATCAGTAAAAGAAATTGAAAAAGGAGATTATGAATCTGTAAAGATTTTAGATGAAAAGGATGAGTTTGGTGATTTAAGTCGTGGCATCTATTTTATGTCCAACAAAATAAAAGAAAATATTGAGCAAATCAATATAGAAAAAGAAAAACTCCAGCTTGCTGTAGAAAAGCTTCAAAGCCTTGAAAAACAGCAAAAAGAGTTTATAGGAAATATTACTCATGAATTTAAAACTCCTTTAACAGTAATAAAAGCACAAATAGATTTGATGAGTCTTTATAAAGATGATGATGATATGGTTTGTAAATCAAAAGAAATAGCAGAAAAGGAATTGAAAAGAGTAGACAGCATGATTGAAAACACTCTTTATTTGTCTAGGCTTGAAAAATATGATTTTGAATTGCAAAAAGAAAAAGTAGATACGAAAAAACTTCTTATGGATATATGTCGTAGAATGGGTGGAAAAGCTTCTAAATTTGGGATAGAGATGGTACAAGATCTTCAAAAAGCTTATGTTCTTATAGATGCTGAAAGCTTTATGCAGATATTTATTAATCTTATAGATAATGGGATAAAATATAATGTAAATGGGGGAAAAATATATATAAGAAGTTATATTAAAGATAATAAAAACTGTATTGAAATTGAAGACACAGGCATTGGTATCCCCCTTGAACATAGAAGAAAAATATTTGAACCTTTTTATACAGTGGATAAAAATAGATCAAAAAAGTTTTCAGGAACAGGATTGGGACTTTCTCTTGTCAATAAGCTTTTGAAAAGACAAAAGGGAGAGATTAGGCTTTTAGATGATAAAGAAGGAACTTGTTTTGAAGTATCATTTCCTATTTATAATGAAAAAATTAAGAAGTAA
- a CDS encoding response regulator transcription factor yields the protein MEIKILVADDEENITDAIAYALKREQYTVYTAYDGEQAIDKIQKFHPDILILDVMMPKLSGYDVCKRIGDNTNMGILMLTAKTDLVDKVLGLELGADDYVTKPFDLLELLARVRSLSRRIKKGQNSIEKNHEDEVIQLHEIKICLKERVVYIKDQIIDFKPKEFDLLAFLIKNKEKTFSRGEILDRIWEQDYFGGTRTIDIHIQRIRKKLGKTSKIIKTVPKIGYKAVEKFYEN from the coding sequence ATGGAAATAAAAATACTTGTGGCAGATGATGAAGAAAATATTACAGATGCAATCGCTTATGCCCTAAAGCGCGAACAATATACCGTATATACAGCTTATGATGGGGAGCAGGCAATAGATAAAATACAAAAATTTCATCCAGATATATTAATTTTGGATGTAATGATGCCAAAGCTTAGTGGCTATGATGTGTGTAAAAGAATAGGAGATAACACTAATATGGGCATTCTTATGCTCACTGCTAAAACTGATTTAGTGGATAAAGTATTAGGTTTGGAACTTGGAGCTGATGATTATGTAACCAAACCATTTGATCTATTAGAGCTTCTTGCACGGGTTAGATCTTTAAGTCGAAGAATAAAAAAAGGACAAAATAGCATAGAAAAAAATCATGAGGATGAGGTGATTCAGTTACATGAAATAAAAATATGCTTAAAGGAAAGAGTTGTATATATAAAAGATCAGATCATAGATTTTAAACCAAAAGAATTTGATCTTTTAGCATTTTTGATTAAAAATAAGGAAAAAACTTTTTCGAGAGGTGAAATATTGGATAGGATTTGGGAACAAGATTATTTTGGTGGAACAAGAACCATTGATATACATATCCAAAGGATTAGGAAAAAACTAGGGAAAACTAGCAAAATCATAAAGACAGTACCCAAAATTGGATATAAAGCTGTGGAGAAATTCTATGAAAACTAG
- a CDS encoding sigma-70 family RNA polymerase sigma factor: MSSLEYSQSALVEGIKNRDVYAYEHMINQYTKIIYCLAYNILCQSLKKEDIEECVSDVFLDAWMKIHEFDQEKGNFRTWLLILTKYKALTYKRKRKVSNVIGMDEFEIKDSYNLEKQFFLREDQEKIIEIINSFNKIDKEIFFRRYFFGEKISDLANTFHLSRSAIDNRLLRGRKVIKEALNYE; this comes from the coding sequence ATGAGTAGTTTGGAGTATTCACAAAGTGCACTTGTGGAAGGAATAAAAAATAGAGATGTATATGCTTATGAGCATATGATCAATCAATACACAAAAATAATTTATTGCCTAGCTTATAATATTTTATGTCAATCACTTAAAAAGGAAGATATTGAGGAATGTGTATCGGATGTCTTTCTAGATGCTTGGATGAAAATTCATGAATTCGATCAAGAAAAAGGAAATTTTAGAACATGGCTTTTGATTTTGACAAAATATAAGGCCCTTACATATAAACGAAAAAGGAAGGTCAGTAATGTAATTGGGATGGATGAGTTTGAAATAAAAGATAGCTATAATCTAGAAAAACAATTTTTTTTAAGAGAAGATCAAGAAAAAATCATAGAAATTATCAATTCCTTTAACAAAATAGACAAAGAAATATTTTTTAGAAGGTATTTCTTTGGTGAAAAAATAAGTGATTTGGCAAATACTTTTCATTTATCCAGATCCGCCATAGACAATAGGCTCTTAAGGGGGAGAAAAGTTATAAAGGAGGCATTAAATTATGAATGA
- a CDS encoding DUF362 domain-containing protein: MDRKNIHIIYGDNPKEMVKNLLKDANIVEEINRNALIGLKPNLVVAKKASSGATTTPEIVEGLIEYLHENGRKNIVIIEGSWVGDRTSKAFKVCGYDEISKKYNVPLYDLQKDSYHSYSVEGMNINVCEKAMEVDYLINLPVFKGHCQTKMTCSLKNMKGCIPDTEKRKFHSRGLHKPIAYLNRILKQDLIIVDGLNGDLTFEEGGTPVKMDRILLGKDPVLMDSYICELMGYKVEDVPYITQAENIGVGTCDVENAVIKELNQAKNRIDLSANSGTVERLTKNVQAESACSACYGSLVHALNRIEEKGQLNKIKEKIYIGQGFKGKEGKGIGIGMCTKGFSKCIKGCPPKAIDIIEGILEK, translated from the coding sequence ATGGATAGAAAAAATATTCATATTATTTATGGGGACAATCCTAAAGAAATGGTAAAGAATTTATTAAAAGATGCAAATATCGTTGAGGAGATTAATAGAAATGCACTTATTGGGCTAAAACCTAATCTAGTTGTTGCGAAAAAAGCTAGTTCAGGGGCAACTACTACACCAGAAATTGTAGAGGGTTTAATAGAATATCTTCATGAAAATGGTAGAAAGAATATTGTTATTATAGAAGGTTCATGGGTAGGAGATCGTACTAGTAAAGCTTTTAAAGTATGTGGATATGATGAAATTTCTAAAAAGTATAATGTTCCATTATATGATTTACAAAAGGATAGCTATCATAGTTATTCTGTAGAGGGCATGAATATTAATGTTTGTGAAAAGGCAATGGAAGTTGATTATTTGATTAATCTACCTGTATTTAAGGGGCATTGCCAGACAAAGATGACTTGTTCTCTTAAAAATATGAAAGGTTGTATTCCCGATACAGAAAAAAGAAAATTTCATTCTAGAGGATTACATAAACCGATTGCTTATTTAAATCGTATTCTGAAACAAGATTTGATTATTGTGGATGGATTAAATGGAGATCTAACCTTTGAAGAAGGGGGGACTCCTGTAAAAATGGATCGAATATTATTAGGAAAGGATCCTGTTTTAATGGATAGTTATATTTGTGAGTTAATGGGATACAAAGTAGAAGATGTTCCTTATATCACACAAGCAGAAAATATTGGGGTTGGAACTTGTGATGTAGAAAATGCCGTGATAAAAGAGTTAAATCAAGCAAAAAATCGTATAGACTTATCCGCAAATAGTGGGACCGTGGAAAGACTTACTAAAAATGTACAAGCAGAGAGTGCTTGTTCTGCCTGTTATGGAAGCTTAGTTCATGCGTTAAATCGAATAGAAGAAAAAGGACAGCTTAATAAAATAAAAGAAAAAATATATATTGGTCAAGGATTTAAAGGAAAAGAAGGAAAAGGCATAGGGATTGGAATGTGTACAAAGGGTTTTTCTAAATGTATAAAGGGATGTCCTCCAAAAGCAATTGATATTATTGAAGGTATTTTAGAAAAATAA
- a CDS encoding DUF2642 domain-containing protein, which yields MFHRYNMPPNNLYRPYQTISLIEPYVVETLKSIIGRRVIVDTIRGVIQGYLVDVKPDHIVIKDRKDDEPTFVRMQQIVFIMPIR from the coding sequence TTGTTTCATAGATATAACATGCCACCAAACAATCTTTATAGACCCTATCAAACCATCTCACTCATAGAACCTTATGTGGTTGAAACATTAAAAAGTATTATTGGCAGAAGAGTTATTGTGGATACCATCAGAGGTGTCATACAAGGATATCTTGTAGATGTAAAACCTGATCATATTGTTATAAAGGATCGTAAAGACGATGAGCCAACCTTTGTAAGAATGCAACAAATTGTTTTTATAATGCCAATCAGATAA